A single Thermosynechococcus vestitus BP-1 DNA region contains:
- a CDS encoding cyanophycinase: MLYRIPVSTVGYWHSPWQIHQFLLPIERFIHRNPMLQLDPISKTTHQHSGHKGLVMAIGGAEDKVRGRQILTTFCQRAGGLDAVIGVIPSASREPDAMGRLYHDIFRDIGVREVDILLVGDRADAEQEEMLARLSRCTGIFMSGGDQLRLSALLDETPLLYQLRHQVWEGKSILGGTSAGAAVLGECMIASGGSNEAPNRSLVDLATGLGILPDVLVDQHFHNRNRLARLISAISAHPDKLGVGIDEDTCAMFEADGTLRVLGRGSVTIVDPRDVSYTNYAHVDVNEPLSIYNLRLHILSDGDCYNLRTHQVQHKCILPPLN; encoded by the coding sequence ATGCTGTATAGAATCCCCGTGTCAACAGTGGGGTATTGGCATTCACCTTGGCAAATACATCAATTCTTGCTGCCGATTGAACGTTTCATTCACCGTAACCCTATGTTGCAATTAGACCCCATTTCCAAAACGACCCATCAACATTCTGGTCACAAAGGTTTAGTGATGGCGATCGGGGGAGCGGAGGACAAAGTACGTGGGCGACAAATTCTCACCACCTTTTGCCAACGCGCTGGCGGTCTAGATGCCGTCATTGGCGTTATTCCCTCTGCTTCCCGTGAACCCGATGCCATGGGGCGGCTCTACCACGATATTTTCCGCGACATTGGCGTGCGGGAAGTGGACATTCTATTGGTCGGCGATCGCGCCGATGCCGAACAGGAAGAGATGCTGGCTCGTTTGAGTCGCTGTACTGGAATCTTTATGTCTGGGGGCGATCAACTGCGTTTATCGGCGCTGCTGGATGAAACCCCCCTCCTCTACCAATTGCGCCATCAAGTCTGGGAAGGCAAATCCATCCTTGGGGGTACCAGTGCCGGTGCCGCTGTCCTGGGTGAGTGCATGATTGCCAGTGGGGGCAGCAATGAAGCCCCAAACCGCTCCCTAGTAGATTTGGCCACAGGCTTGGGTATTCTTCCCGATGTTTTAGTGGATCAGCACTTCCACAACCGCAATCGTTTGGCGCGCCTGATTAGTGCCATTTCTGCTCATCCCGACAAGCTAGGTGTTGGCATTGATGAAGATACTTGTGCCATGTTTGAAGCCGATGGTACGCTGCGGGTTCTGGGTCGGGGCTCTGTTACTATTGTTGATCCTCGGGATGTCAGCTACACGAACTATGCCCATGTGGATGTCAACGAACCTTTGAGTATCTACAACTTGCGCCTACATATCCTCAGTGATGGTGACTGCTACAATCTCCGCACCCATCAAGTGCAGCATAAGTGCATTTTGCCTCCCCTCAATTAA
- a CDS encoding Uma2 family endonuclease: MKLSRYAAAKVPYGWLFKVSDRPLEVYSEPAKITSSQFSYLSKRSLPTNGLGQLPQLSEQVLEFAAVFPSPSNNQRTP; encoded by the coding sequence ATGAAACTATCTCGTTATGCTGCAGCCAAGGTTCCCTATGGCTGGCTGTTCAAGGTCAGCGATCGCCCGCTGGAAGTCTATAGTGAACCTGCTAAAATTACATCGAGCCAGTTTAGCTATCTCAGCAAAAGAAGTCTTCCGACCAATGGCCTTGGGCAATTGCCGCAGCTCTCCGAACAAGTCCTTGAGTTTGCTGCCGTCTTCCCAAGTCCTTCAAATAATCAGCGGACCCCCTAG
- a CDS encoding AbrB family transcriptional regulator, with amino-acid sequence MGRKPVEPLTGAALLEKYKQLEHLSHEEKAKACGYYTVTKTGKERISKLKFNKALLEALGVNLDSKSGRGGKRGGRSASYRITVQANGNLLIGSAYTKQMNLKPGDEFEITLGRKHIHLKQVSRNGQPIDDDE; translated from the coding sequence ATGGGACGCAAACCAGTAGAACCCTTGACAGGTGCTGCTTTATTAGAGAAGTACAAACAACTGGAACATCTCAGCCACGAAGAAAAAGCAAAGGCCTGTGGCTACTACACCGTGACCAAAACCGGCAAGGAGCGGATCAGCAAATTGAAGTTTAATAAGGCGCTTCTTGAAGCCTTAGGCGTCAATCTTGACAGTAAGTCAGGTCGCGGTGGTAAGCGGGGGGGGCGCAGTGCCAGTTATCGAATTACGGTACAAGCCAATGGCAATTTGCTCATTGGTTCAGCCTATACTAAGCAAATGAATCTCAAACCGGGGGATGAATTTGAAATTACCCTTGGCCGTAAGCACATTCACTTAAAACAAGTCAGCAGGAATGGTCAGCCCATAGATGATGACGAGTGA
- a CDS encoding hydantoinase B/oxoprolinase family protein, with translation MSTHQVQGKWQFWIDRGGTFTDIVARRPDGHIVVHKLLSENPEQYRDAAVAGIRTLMGLAADAPIPSEAVEIVKLGTTVATNALLERKGEPTVLLITQGFGDALAIGYQNRPDLFALAIEQPPPLYTKVIEVKERVSAQGEILVPLDLAALKPQLAAVYDQGIRSCAIVFVHGYRYPEHEQQVAALAREMGFTQVSASHKVSGLIKLVSRGDTTVVDAYLSPVLDRYLQGVQAELGEIPLYCMQSNGGVVAASCFRGKDSLLSGPAGGMVGVVRTALAAGIERLIGLDMGGTSTDVCHYRHNSDAPWPEYERWQETTIAGVRLRSPLLAVHTVAAGGGSILRFDQGCYQVGPESAGANPGPAAYRRGGPLTITDANLLLGKIQPAYFPAVFGADGQQPLDRDSVEQQFAQLRQEIYRSTGDTRSVADVAAGFIEVAVNRMAQAIKKISLAQGHDVREYTLCCFGGAGGQHACLIAEALGMPQVYIHPYAGVLSAYGIGQAELRVLKEQTIEQPLISDGLAELQEQIEHLKSQAVAELVAQGVDPSQIQSQVRIGLGYIGTDTTLWVPWSDQDTMVASFAQAHRDRYGFNLRGRSLRVGQIAVEAVAFQAMPTVTVPARTGELIPLDHVPVYSKGQWHQAPVYERDRLPAHQVIAGVALILDPTGTNVVEAGWQANVDEQGGLWLRPLQTLEATPKPIAPTVADPVQLAIFQQLFGAIAEQMGVTLQQTSASVNIKERLDFSCALFDGAGNLVANAPHIPVHLGSMSESVKALLAEKNNALRPGQVFATNNPYRGGTHLPDITVITPVFLQGEAQPAFFVASRGHHADIGGISPGSMPANSTDVRQEGILFDNVLLVDGGEFQGEAIYQLLTQGPWPARYPEQNIADLQAQIAANQRGAQELIALCDRYGREVVAAYMEFSQANAAECVRQCLRSLPGGRFCVAMDNGSQIQVQITIDTPQGTACLDFEGTSQQTPDNFNAPLAITKAAVLYVLRTLVQEDIPLNAGCLRPIELRVPEGCLLNPTFPAAVVAGNVETSQTLANALYGALGIMAAAQGTMNNLSFGSDRYQYYETLCGGAGAGATFAGASAVQTHMTNSRLTDVEVLESRYPVIVWEFCRRRGSGGKGQQPGGDGVIRVLEFREPMTVSLLSQSRKIPPFGLAGGECGAVGENQWLKLGQIPHPLPGTATINVQAGDRLRICTPGGGGFGVPNTSD, from the coding sequence ATGAGCACTCATCAGGTCCAAGGTAAATGGCAATTTTGGATCGATCGCGGTGGCACGTTTACGGATATCGTCGCCCGCCGCCCTGATGGCCACATAGTGGTCCACAAGCTGCTCTCGGAAAATCCAGAACAGTATCGCGATGCGGCGGTAGCGGGCATTCGTACCCTCATGGGGTTGGCAGCGGATGCACCGATTCCCAGTGAAGCCGTTGAAATCGTAAAACTGGGGACAACGGTGGCCACCAATGCTCTTTTGGAGCGCAAAGGGGAGCCAACGGTTCTACTCATTACCCAAGGGTTCGGGGATGCGCTAGCCATTGGCTACCAAAACCGCCCCGATCTCTTTGCCCTTGCCATTGAGCAACCGCCGCCTCTTTACACCAAGGTCATTGAAGTCAAAGAGCGGGTCAGTGCCCAAGGGGAAATTCTCGTCCCCCTTGATTTGGCGGCGCTGAAACCGCAACTGGCGGCGGTCTATGACCAAGGTATCCGCAGTTGTGCCATTGTCTTCGTCCATGGCTACCGTTACCCCGAGCATGAGCAACAGGTGGCAGCCTTGGCAAGGGAAATGGGCTTTACCCAAGTGTCCGCTTCCCATAAGGTGAGTGGCCTCATTAAGCTGGTGAGCCGCGGTGATACGACGGTTGTCGATGCCTATTTGTCGCCGGTACTGGATCGCTATCTTCAGGGGGTGCAGGCGGAGCTGGGGGAGATTCCCCTTTACTGTATGCAGTCCAATGGCGGTGTGGTGGCGGCTTCTTGCTTTCGCGGTAAGGATAGTCTGCTTTCAGGACCGGCGGGGGGGATGGTGGGGGTGGTGCGTACCGCTTTAGCGGCAGGGATTGAGCGGCTAATTGGTTTAGATATGGGGGGGACCTCCACCGATGTCTGCCACTATCGTCACAATTCTGATGCCCCTTGGCCAGAGTATGAGCGGTGGCAGGAAACCACGATTGCGGGTGTGCGGTTGCGATCGCCCCTCTTGGCAGTGCATACGGTGGCAGCCGGTGGGGGCTCCATTTTGCGGTTTGATCAGGGTTGCTACCAAGTGGGGCCAGAGTCTGCGGGCGCTAATCCCGGACCGGCGGCCTATCGTCGTGGTGGCCCCCTGACAATTACCGATGCCAATCTCCTGTTGGGGAAAATTCAGCCTGCCTATTTCCCTGCTGTTTTTGGGGCCGATGGTCAACAGCCCTTGGATCGCGACAGCGTCGAACAGCAATTTGCTCAACTGCGCCAAGAAATCTACAGGAGCACGGGGGATACCCGCAGTGTTGCCGATGTGGCCGCTGGTTTTATTGAGGTGGCCGTGAATAGGATGGCACAGGCAATTAAGAAAATTTCCCTGGCGCAGGGGCATGATGTGCGCGAGTACACCCTCTGCTGTTTCGGCGGTGCCGGGGGGCAACATGCCTGTTTAATTGCTGAAGCCCTGGGCATGCCGCAAGTGTATATTCACCCCTACGCGGGGGTGCTCTCAGCCTACGGCATCGGTCAGGCGGAGTTGCGGGTGCTCAAGGAGCAGACGATTGAACAACCCTTGATCTCCGATGGGCTGGCTGAACTCCAGGAACAAATTGAGCACCTCAAGTCTCAGGCGGTGGCTGAACTGGTTGCCCAAGGGGTTGATCCCTCGCAAATTCAAAGTCAAGTGCGCATTGGCCTAGGCTATATCGGCACCGATACCACCCTGTGGGTGCCTTGGTCAGATCAAGACACGATGGTAGCGTCCTTTGCCCAAGCTCATCGCGATCGCTATGGGTTCAATTTACGGGGGCGATCGCTGCGGGTGGGTCAAATTGCTGTTGAGGCTGTTGCCTTTCAAGCAATGCCAACCGTCACCGTACCTGCAAGGACCGGCGAACTCATTCCCCTTGACCATGTACCGGTTTACAGCAAAGGCCAGTGGCACCAAGCACCAGTCTATGAGCGCGATCGCCTGCCGGCCCATCAGGTCATTGCCGGGGTGGCCCTGATCTTAGATCCTACGGGCACCAATGTGGTTGAGGCGGGCTGGCAGGCCAACGTGGATGAGCAAGGGGGGCTGTGGCTGCGTCCACTCCAGACCTTAGAAGCAACACCCAAGCCGATTGCTCCTACGGTTGCCGATCCCGTACAGTTGGCCATTTTTCAGCAGCTGTTTGGGGCCATTGCTGAGCAAATGGGGGTCACACTCCAGCAGACCAGTGCCTCGGTGAATATCAAAGAACGGTTGGATTTTTCCTGTGCTCTCTTTGACGGCGCCGGCAACCTTGTGGCCAATGCGCCCCATATCCCGGTGCATCTGGGGTCAATGAGCGAAAGTGTCAAGGCACTCCTGGCAGAGAAAAACAACGCCCTCCGTCCGGGTCAAGTTTTTGCCACAAATAATCCCTATCGCGGTGGTACCCATCTACCGGACATTACCGTGATTACGCCCGTCTTTCTTCAAGGGGAGGCGCAACCTGCCTTCTTTGTCGCTTCACGGGGGCACCATGCTGACATTGGGGGCATTAGTCCCGGATCAATGCCTGCCAATAGTACCGATGTCCGCCAAGAGGGGATTCTCTTTGACAATGTGCTGCTGGTAGATGGCGGGGAGTTTCAAGGGGAGGCCATTTATCAGCTATTAACCCAAGGGCCTTGGCCAGCCCGCTATCCCGAACAGAATATCGCCGATTTGCAAGCGCAAATTGCCGCTAACCAGCGAGGGGCCCAAGAACTGATTGCCTTGTGCGATCGCTATGGTCGCGAGGTAGTCGCTGCCTACATGGAATTTAGCCAGGCCAATGCCGCCGAATGTGTGCGCCAATGCCTGCGATCGCTCCCAGGGGGCCGCTTTTGCGTTGCCATGGACAACGGCAGCCAAATTCAGGTGCAAATCACGATTGATACCCCTCAAGGTACAGCTTGCCTCGATTTTGAGGGAACCTCTCAGCAAACCCCCGATAACTTCAATGCCCCCCTCGCCATTACCAAGGCGGCAGTCCTGTACGTCCTGCGGACACTGGTGCAGGAGGATATTCCCCTCAATGCTGGCTGTCTGCGGCCCATTGAGCTGCGGGTGCCGGAAGGCTGCCTGTTAAACCCAACGTTTCCGGCGGCGGTGGTGGCTGGGAATGTGGAAACTTCGCAAACTCTGGCCAATGCCCTCTACGGTGCCCTCGGTATTATGGCGGCGGCTCAGGGAACGATGAACAACCTCAGCTTTGGTAGCGATCGCTATCAATACTACGAAACCCTCTGTGGTGGCGCTGGGGCAGGAGCCACATTTGCCGGAGCCAGTGCTGTGCAAACCCACATGACCAACTCTCGGCTCACTGATGTCGAAGTGCTAGAAAGCCGCTACCCCGTGATTGTTTGGGAGTTTTGCCGTCGCCGAGGCAGTGGTGGCAAAGGGCAGCAGCCGGGGGGAGATGGGGTCATTCGTGTCCTTGAGTTTCGTGAACCCATGACCGTCAGCCTGCTCAGCCAATCGCGGAAAATCCCCCCTTTTGGACTGGCGGGTGGTGAGTGCGGTGCAGTTGGTGAAAATCAATGGCTGAAACTTGGCCAAATTCCCCATCCCTTGCCAGGAACCGCCACCATCAATGTCCAAGCGGGCGATCGCCTGCGCATTTGTACCCCTGGTGGTGGTGGCTTTGGCGTACCGAATACCTCAGATTAG
- the pstB gene encoding phosphate ABC transporter ATP-binding protein PstB, producing the protein MVKQTDQGQGASPTKQPLKKLAEVRDLNFYYGGNKALKNINLPVYEKQVTALIGPSGCGKTTLLRCFNRMHDLYPGNRYEGEIWLGDENPRNLLQMDPIEVRMQIGMVFQKPNPFPKSIYENVAYGLRIRGITNRAVLDEVVERSLRNAALWDEVKDRLKDPGTSLSGGQQQRLCIARALATNPELILFDEPTSALDPIATVSIENLITELKDQVTILIVTHSMQQAIRISQFTAFMYLGELVEYNDTMSIFTKPVQQKTADYVNGRFG; encoded by the coding sequence ATGGTAAAACAAACCGATCAAGGACAGGGAGCTTCGCCAACAAAACAGCCTTTAAAAAAGCTGGCTGAAGTGCGCGACTTAAATTTTTACTACGGCGGTAACAAAGCCCTGAAGAATATTAATCTACCGGTTTATGAAAAGCAAGTCACAGCTTTGATCGGCCCTTCAGGTTGTGGCAAGACCACATTGCTGCGCTGCTTTAACCGCATGCACGATCTGTATCCTGGCAATCGCTACGAGGGGGAAATCTGGTTAGGGGATGAAAACCCGCGTAACCTTTTGCAGATGGATCCCATTGAAGTGCGCATGCAGATCGGCATGGTCTTCCAAAAACCAAACCCTTTCCCTAAGTCGATTTACGAGAATGTTGCCTACGGCCTGCGCATCCGTGGCATCACTAACCGTGCCGTTCTTGATGAGGTGGTGGAGCGATCGCTCCGCAATGCAGCTCTCTGGGATGAAGTGAAGGATCGCCTCAAAGACCCGGGCACCTCTCTTTCGGGGGGCCAGCAGCAGCGGCTCTGTATTGCCCGTGCCCTTGCCACTAACCCAGAGCTCATCTTGTTTGATGAACCTACCTCTGCTTTGGATCCAATTGCAACGGTCAGTATTGAGAACCTGATTACAGAGCTGAAGGATCAAGTCACGATTTTGATTGTGACCCACAGTATGCAGCAGGCCATTCGCATTTCCCAGTTCACTGCCTTTATGTACCTTGGCGAGCTGGTGGAGTACAACGACACCATGTCTATTTTTACGAAGCCTGTGCAGCAGAAGACTGCCGATTACGTCAATGGTCGTTTCGGCTGA
- the cphA gene encoding cyanophycin synthetase, with the protein MKILKLQTLRGPNYWSIRRHKLIVMRLDLEEVANTPSNQISGFVDGLVRVLPSLYNHFCSLGHEGGFLTRLREGTYLGHVVEHVALELQELAGMPVGFGRTRETSTPGVYQVVYEYQVEEAGRYAGRAAVRLCQSIIDTGTYPQQELDQDLADLRELKAKASLGPSTEAIVREAEARNIPWFELSSRSIIQLGYGARSHRMQATLSDRSSILAVELASDKEGAKRLLQDAGIPVPKGTVIRYIEDLPEAIEEIGGYPIVIKPLNGNHGRGITIDINSLEAAEEAFEIASSISKSVIVERYHAGRDFRVLVVNGKVVAVAERVPAHVIGDGHSTIEELIEKTNQDPQRGDGHDNILTRIEVNHDTWTLLEKQGYTLNTVLQPGEICYLRATANLSTGGIAIDRTDEIHPENVWICQRAARIIGLDIAGIDVVSPDISQPLSKVGGVIVEVNAAPGFRMHTNPSQGIARNVAEPVLNMLFPPGTPCRIPIFAITGTNGKTTTTRLIAHICKQTGQTVGYTTTDGIYIGDYLVEKGDTTGPQSAQLILQDPTVEIAVLETARGGILRSGLGFDHCDVGVVLNVQADHLGLGDIDTVEQLADLKAVVVESAWPNGYAVLNADDPLVAAMARQVKAQVAYFSMDPHNPIIRQHIQQGGLAAVYENGYLSILKGDWTLRIEQAENVPITLGARASFMIANALAASLAAFAQGISIEHIRAALTTFRTSVEQTPGRMNLFDLGQFSVLVDYAHNPAGYEAIGEFVQKWPGQRIGVVGGPGDRRDQDLEQLGELSAKIFDWIIIKEDDDTRGRPRGDAAYWIERGVHHHSVQRQYDIIHDEVAAIQFALDRAPKGSLVVIFPAEVSRTIQLIRQHHQRLQGETINGFHSEGRPTSGDLNPSIFH; encoded by the coding sequence ATGAAGATTCTCAAATTACAAACGCTGCGGGGTCCCAATTACTGGAGCATTCGGCGTCATAAGCTGATTGTCATGCGTTTAGATCTAGAAGAGGTGGCCAACACCCCCTCCAATCAGATTTCTGGGTTTGTGGATGGGTTGGTGCGGGTTTTGCCGAGTCTTTACAATCATTTTTGTTCTCTCGGACACGAAGGGGGCTTTCTCACCCGCCTCCGAGAAGGTACGTATCTTGGTCATGTGGTTGAACATGTTGCCCTCGAGCTCCAAGAACTGGCAGGGATGCCCGTTGGCTTTGGCCGCACGCGGGAGACCTCAACGCCGGGGGTGTATCAAGTGGTCTATGAATACCAAGTGGAAGAAGCGGGCCGCTATGCCGGCCGAGCAGCAGTGCGACTGTGCCAAAGTATTATTGATACGGGTACCTATCCCCAGCAAGAACTGGATCAGGATCTCGCCGATCTCCGGGAGTTGAAAGCAAAAGCCTCCCTTGGCCCGAGTACGGAAGCGATTGTCCGCGAAGCCGAAGCCCGCAACATCCCTTGGTTTGAGTTGAGCAGTCGCTCGATTATTCAATTGGGCTATGGCGCCCGCAGTCATCGGATGCAAGCCACATTGAGCGATCGCAGTAGCATCTTGGCAGTTGAACTCGCCAGTGACAAAGAAGGGGCAAAGCGACTGCTTCAGGATGCGGGAATTCCCGTGCCTAAGGGAACCGTCATCCGCTATATTGAAGACCTCCCCGAGGCCATTGAGGAGATCGGTGGCTATCCCATTGTCATTAAGCCCCTCAACGGCAACCACGGTCGCGGGATTACGATTGACATCAACAGCCTAGAAGCAGCCGAAGAAGCCTTTGAAATTGCCAGCAGCATCTCCAAATCCGTCATTGTGGAACGCTATCATGCCGGTCGCGACTTCCGCGTTCTAGTGGTCAATGGCAAAGTGGTTGCTGTTGCTGAACGGGTGCCGGCCCATGTGATTGGCGATGGCCACTCCACCATCGAAGAACTCATTGAGAAAACGAACCAAGACCCGCAACGGGGAGACGGTCACGATAATATCCTCACCCGCATTGAAGTCAACCACGACACTTGGACACTCCTGGAAAAACAGGGCTATACCCTGAATACGGTCTTGCAACCGGGGGAAATTTGTTATCTACGGGCCACGGCGAACCTAAGTACTGGTGGCATTGCCATCGATCGCACTGATGAAATTCACCCGGAAAATGTTTGGATTTGCCAGCGGGCTGCTCGGATCATTGGCCTCGATATTGCTGGTATTGACGTTGTCAGCCCCGATATTAGTCAGCCCCTGTCTAAAGTTGGCGGTGTGATTGTCGAGGTCAATGCCGCTCCTGGCTTTCGCATGCACACCAACCCCAGCCAAGGGATTGCCCGCAATGTTGCCGAACCGGTGTTGAATATGCTCTTTCCACCGGGAACACCTTGCCGCATCCCGATCTTTGCCATTACGGGGACCAATGGCAAAACCACCACCACCCGTCTCATTGCCCATATCTGCAAACAAACGGGGCAAACCGTTGGCTACACCACCACAGACGGCATCTATATTGGCGATTATCTGGTGGAAAAAGGAGACACCACCGGCCCCCAAAGTGCCCAACTGATCCTGCAGGACCCCACCGTTGAGATCGCCGTTCTCGAAACGGCGCGAGGTGGGATTCTCCGCTCCGGCTTGGGCTTTGACCATTGTGATGTCGGGGTGGTGCTCAATGTGCAGGCTGATCACCTTGGCCTTGGCGATATTGACACCGTTGAGCAGTTGGCGGACTTAAAGGCAGTGGTGGTGGAATCTGCTTGGCCAAATGGCTACGCTGTGTTGAATGCCGATGATCCCCTAGTGGCGGCAATGGCACGCCAAGTCAAAGCTCAAGTGGCCTATTTCTCGATGGATCCCCACAATCCCATCATTCGGCAGCACATCCAGCAGGGGGGACTCGCCGCTGTTTATGAAAATGGCTACCTCTCAATTTTGAAAGGGGACTGGACACTGCGCATTGAGCAGGCAGAAAATGTGCCCATTACCCTTGGCGCTCGAGCAAGCTTTATGATTGCCAATGCCCTCGCTGCCAGTCTAGCGGCCTTTGCCCAAGGCATCAGTATTGAGCATATTCGCGCCGCCTTGACCACCTTCCGAACCTCGGTGGAGCAAACCCCCGGTCGGATGAACCTCTTTGATTTGGGGCAATTTAGTGTCTTGGTGGACTATGCCCACAATCCAGCAGGGTATGAAGCCATTGGTGAATTTGTCCAGAAATGGCCAGGGCAGCGCATTGGTGTCGTTGGCGGACCAGGCGATCGCCGCGATCAAGACTTGGAGCAACTGGGGGAACTCTCGGCGAAAATTTTTGATTGGATCATCATTAAGGAAGATGATGATACCCGTGGCCGGCCTCGGGGCGATGCCGCCTATTGGATTGAGCGGGGGGTACATCACCACAGTGTCCAGCGGCAATACGACATCATCCATGACGAGGTGGCAGCGATTCAATTTGCCCTCGATCGCGCTCCCAAAGGATCCTTAGTGGTGATCTTTCCAGCGGAAGTCAGCCGCACGATTCAACTGATTCGCCAGCATCACCAACGACTCCAAGGGGAAACGATCAATGGCTTTCACAGTGAGGGAAGGCCCACCAGTGGTGATCTCAACCCCTCCATCTTTCATTAG